Proteins from a single region of Candidatus Omnitrophota bacterium:
- a CDS encoding SDR family oxidoreductase, producing the protein MIRKKIVKDKTKFNTGLKSDKGHTLSHFSTILFGMLLFANCAANNSMSQGSGDISIPDSTQSQLGDGSWIGDNPKVIIITGTASGFGKAAAEKLIAKGHVVYGGDINEEGNKYLDKIGGTALVMDVRKDDQVRAGIKRILEEQGRIDVLINNAGYGEYATIENIDIEDLKNQFDVNVFGYARLQQEVLPVMRKQRSGRIIVVSSGLGKFSMPVLGWYAASKHAVEGMADALRLEIKRFNIDVVKIQPGAANTNFVQTAYARLDRSNIPEDYMQMVVDFRVDLDALMARVGGAEETADAIVEAVETAQPEITYVTMDDNKYLIEKRNNMTEKEFYNMLSQ; encoded by the coding sequence ATGATCAGAAAAAAGATAGTCAAAGATAAGACGAAATTTAACACTGGCCTTAAGAGTGATAAAGGCCATACGTTATCTCATTTTTCAACCATCTTATTTGGCATGCTGTTATTCGCAAACTGTGCCGCGAATAACAGCATGTCTCAAGGATCCGGGGATATAAGTATTCCGGATAGCACCCAGTCCCAACTGGGTGATGGATCATGGATAGGTGATAACCCCAAAGTTATCATTATTACAGGGACCGCATCGGGTTTTGGAAAGGCAGCAGCCGAAAAACTCATAGCCAAAGGACATGTTGTTTACGGCGGGGATATTAATGAGGAAGGCAATAAATATCTGGATAAGATCGGTGGGACCGCTCTTGTGATGGATGTCAGGAAAGATGATCAAGTTCGGGCAGGCATTAAAAGAATTCTGGAAGAACAGGGAAGGATCGATGTCCTGATCAATAATGCCGGATACGGGGAATACGCGACGATTGAGAATATCGACATTGAAGACCTTAAAAATCAATTTGATGTTAATGTTTTTGGATACGCGCGTCTGCAGCAAGAAGTGTTGCCGGTCATGCGTAAACAGCGTTCAGGGCGGATCATCGTCGTATCTTCCGGCCTCGGAAAATTCTCTATGCCGGTATTGGGATGGTATGCCGCCTCAAAACATGCGGTCGAAGGTATGGCTGACGCGTTGCGGCTGGAAATAAAACGATTTAACATTGATGTCGTCAAGATCCAGCCGGGAGCTGCCAATACTAATTTTGTTCAAACGGCTTACGCAAGGCTCGATCGATCCAATATCCCGGAAGACTATATGCAAATGGTTGTAGATTTCAGGGTTGATTTGGACGCTCTGATGGCAAGGGTGGGAGGGGCGGAGGAAACAGCAGACGCTATTGTCGAAGCTGTTGAAACAGCTCAACCGGAGATCACTTACGTTACGATGGATGACAACAAATATTTGATCGAAAAAAGAAACAATATGACCGAGAAAGAATTCTATAACATGCTGTCACAATAG
- a CDS encoding nitroreductase family protein has protein sequence MCQDRTDPLIRPFDGKCSGDLDIGIVCDHMMLAARELNIGSVMVGLFDPDIIRKGFNIPTYIEPTALLILGYPRDGFLSPDRHKTERKPIEKTVMYEVYDDSKTK, from the coding sequence GTGTGCCAGGACAGGACGGATCCCTTAATACGACCTTTTGACGGAAAGTGTTCCGGTGACCTGGATATAGGCATCGTTTGTGACCATATGATGCTGGCCGCGAGAGAATTGAATATCGGAAGTGTGATGGTCGGGTTATTTGATCCCGATATCATACGAAAAGGATTTAATATACCGACATACATAGAGCCGACAGCGTTACTTATTCTGGGTTATCCCCGTGACGGGTTCTTGAGCCCGGACAGGCATAAGACTGAAAGAAAACCGATCGAAAAGACCGTAATGTATGAAGTATATGATGACAGTAAGACTAAGTAG